The following are from one region of the Veillonella nakazawae genome:
- a CDS encoding PD-(D/E)XK nuclease family protein, translating into MSISVYYGRAGSGKTRAVYERIRQVMTDCPGEPIILLVPEPATYRVERELAEFMPEKGFTTVRVVGFGRLGYQVYQSIGSKGAGQSSLSSFGRSMLLRLVMKRKQKELGLLEQATKRPEFSSVLQQLFSEFRAFRVGPTDLERGAESVKNKVLQKKLRELAICMAAYEEEISRHGERDIDPIMEIVEALPQSPLMENSHVFIDGFHWFTPTHYELIYTLFDLAKEAVITIDLPMAPKALNIARRGEHLFSRPLEIYDTLVARYGSRINWIGFDGKRGPHIVQELEANYFTSPSKQNSTDTTVPLIRGYNREREADAVARRILAYVESSPEARYRDVCIMLRESETYGDTLEKVFGRYGIPHFIDRQRPMKNHPLGELLTALFDIVRHSYSRDSMFLLLKTDLMPLTREAVDELENYVLEFGIDHYKWERESWPYLRGFHDGQDEESHSDAPRRARVNQARQTIMDILSPWFDFAAHSEGHTGAEWGAQLYGLLETLQVPQRLYEWAQDAETVGDQESKASHEQMYNAVISFIDEISMVMKDEVLTLDEMMLLLEEGLSDVNYSMIPPSLDHVVITTIERGYSQWWPKVFVMGLNQGVFPQSMGDEGLIKDKERQELADAGITLAEGALPKAFNENFLLYLAMTRASDSLTLSYASSGEDGTGLEPSLVVKRLESLGYVDKAVDIPLSIAPDTESDYVWRPLQSLSLLSERWGALFSGHEVNPLWWGLYNWARESDTYRPRLGEVSRGIRDNNDVPVITKDLVNGLFLSKGYMSGSVTRLERYQQCPFKFYAQYGLKLEPRRVRSFGAPEIGTFLHANLERLGNYLLDNNKQWRDLNEEDQHYLCRTVAEEILQENQGGEETSDAYQKAIEQRVQRTLHVTVDRLVEWSKRSDFDTKYLEQDFGRQGSWEPIRVPLGEDRYLRLIGQIDRIDEYTRDGQTYGMVIDYKSGGAHVTAQDVYYGLKLQLMTYLLALESAYGKTQGESIAPAAVVYSYVKNPKIPADAPISYEDAVSLAKESDAWRNSGYFSDDVELLTHIDNKFLSYGLKQGPYVPIATTKDQTISRNDLRKVKNPGEFDVMCRYTNHVMADIGRHIGDGQFPIQPYQLHKNRSCTYCDYNTVCRFDSSRNRYNYLSKLSEADALERMKEALNDGNNSSDRNNSNEGGENHGC; encoded by the coding sequence ATGAGTATTAGCGTCTATTATGGACGAGCTGGATCTGGTAAGACACGTGCCGTATATGAACGGATACGTCAAGTCATGACCGATTGTCCAGGGGAACCCATAATCTTACTCGTTCCTGAGCCAGCTACATATCGGGTGGAGAGGGAACTTGCTGAATTTATGCCTGAAAAAGGCTTTACTACGGTCCGTGTCGTAGGTTTTGGTCGTTTGGGGTACCAAGTATATCAATCCATAGGCTCCAAAGGGGCCGGTCAATCAAGCTTATCTAGCTTTGGCCGGTCGATGTTGTTGCGCCTTGTTATGAAACGAAAACAAAAGGAGCTAGGTCTCTTAGAACAGGCTACAAAACGTCCTGAGTTTTCTTCTGTATTGCAACAGCTCTTCTCTGAGTTTCGCGCATTCCGAGTCGGTCCTACAGACCTAGAACGTGGAGCGGAGTCTGTAAAAAATAAAGTATTACAAAAGAAATTGCGCGAGCTTGCCATCTGTATGGCTGCCTACGAGGAGGAAATCAGTCGTCATGGAGAGCGCGACATCGATCCAATTATGGAAATCGTTGAGGCTTTGCCTCAATCTCCTCTGATGGAAAATAGCCATGTCTTTATCGATGGCTTCCATTGGTTTACACCTACACACTACGAGTTGATTTATACCTTGTTTGATTTGGCTAAGGAAGCGGTTATTACCATCGACTTGCCAATGGCTCCAAAGGCTTTAAATATTGCACGTCGAGGGGAACATCTCTTTAGCCGTCCTTTAGAGATTTACGATACTTTAGTGGCTCGTTATGGATCTAGAATTAACTGGATTGGATTTGATGGTAAACGGGGGCCTCACATCGTACAAGAATTAGAAGCGAATTACTTTACTAGCCCTAGTAAGCAAAATTCTACTGACACTACTGTTCCACTCATTCGTGGTTACAACCGAGAACGGGAAGCCGATGCGGTGGCTCGTCGTATTTTAGCCTACGTAGAGTCCTCTCCAGAGGCTCGATACCGTGATGTATGCATCATGCTTCGTGAGTCGGAAACGTACGGAGATACCTTAGAGAAGGTCTTCGGTCGTTATGGTATTCCGCATTTTATCGACCGCCAGCGGCCTATGAAAAATCATCCATTAGGCGAATTGTTGACGGCTCTCTTTGATATCGTGCGTCATAGTTACAGTCGAGACAGCATGTTCTTATTGCTTAAAACAGACTTGATGCCCCTTACCCGTGAGGCTGTAGATGAATTAGAAAACTACGTACTCGAGTTTGGTATTGACCATTATAAATGGGAACGTGAAAGCTGGCCGTATTTACGGGGCTTCCATGATGGCCAAGATGAAGAGAGTCATTCAGATGCACCGCGTAGAGCTCGTGTCAACCAAGCGAGACAAACCATTATGGATATCCTATCCCCATGGTTTGACTTTGCCGCTCATAGCGAAGGACATACGGGCGCTGAGTGGGGTGCGCAGCTGTATGGTTTGTTAGAAACCTTGCAAGTGCCACAGCGTCTCTATGAATGGGCACAAGACGCTGAAACGGTGGGGGATCAAGAGTCTAAAGCCAGCCATGAACAGATGTATAATGCTGTTATCTCTTTCATAGATGAAATCTCTATGGTCATGAAGGATGAAGTGTTGACCCTAGATGAGATGATGTTGCTCCTAGAAGAAGGCTTGAGCGATGTCAATTATTCCATGATTCCTCCGTCCTTAGATCATGTGGTAATCACTACCATCGAACGTGGTTATAGTCAATGGTGGCCTAAGGTGTTCGTCATGGGCCTCAATCAAGGCGTATTCCCACAAAGCATGGGCGATGAAGGTCTTATCAAGGATAAGGAACGCCAAGAGTTAGCCGATGCAGGTATTACCCTTGCTGAAGGTGCTTTGCCGAAGGCTTTCAACGAAAATTTCCTATTATACCTAGCCATGACGCGAGCATCCGATTCCTTGACGCTGTCCTATGCAAGCTCTGGCGAAGATGGAACCGGCCTTGAGCCATCCCTCGTGGTGAAACGACTAGAATCCCTTGGTTATGTAGATAAGGCGGTAGATATTCCCCTCTCCATTGCACCTGATACTGAGTCGGATTATGTATGGAGACCTTTACAGAGTTTGTCCCTGTTGTCTGAGCGCTGGGGCGCCCTCTTTAGTGGGCATGAGGTCAATCCATTGTGGTGGGGCCTCTATAACTGGGCTCGTGAAAGTGACACCTACCGTCCTCGTTTAGGGGAGGTGTCTCGTGGTATTCGAGATAATAATGATGTGCCGGTCATTACGAAGGATTTAGTGAATGGATTGTTCCTATCTAAAGGCTATATGTCTGGTTCTGTAACGCGTCTAGAGAGATATCAGCAATGTCCATTCAAGTTCTATGCTCAATATGGTTTAAAACTAGAACCGCGTCGTGTACGCTCCTTTGGTGCTCCTGAAATTGGTACATTCCTCCATGCTAACCTAGAGCGTTTAGGTAATTATCTATTAGATAACAATAAACAATGGCGTGACCTTAACGAAGAGGATCAACATTACTTGTGCCGTACGGTAGCGGAAGAAATTTTACAAGAAAATCAGGGCGGCGAGGAAACGAGCGATGCCTACCAAAAGGCAATCGAGCAGCGTGTACAAAGAACATTACATGTGACGGTAGATCGCCTTGTGGAGTGGTCCAAGCGCAGTGATTTTGATACGAAATACTTAGAGCAAGATTTTGGCCGTCAAGGCAGCTGGGAGCCGATTCGGGTACCCCTTGGGGAAGACCGTTATTTACGCCTCATCGGTCAAATTGACCGTATCGATGAATATACAAGGGATGGTCAAACCTATGGCATGGTTATTGACTACAAATCGGGCGGCGCACATGTGACGGCCCAAGATGTATACTATGGCCTTAAATTGCAGCTTATGACCTATCTATTGGCGTTAGAATCTGCTTACGGTAAAACGCAAGGCGAATCTATAGCTCCCGCGGCTGTGGTGTATTCCTATGTGAAGAACCCTAAAATTCCTGCCGATGCTCCTATATCTTATGAAGATGCAGTATCTTTAGCTAAGGAAAGCGACGCGTGGAGAAATAGTGGGTACTTCTCAGACGATGTTGAGTTGTTGACGCATATTGATAATAAGTTCTTATCCTATGGTCTTAAACAAGGCCCATATGTGCCAATTGCAACGACGAAAGATCAAACCATTTCTAGGAATGATTTGCGCAAGGTTAAGAATCCAGGTGAATTTGATGTGATGTGCCGCTACACCAATCATGTAATGGCTGACATCGGCCGCCATATTGGGGACGGTCAATTCCCAATTCAACCTTACCAGTTACATAAGAATAGATCTTGTACATACTGTGATTACAATACTGTATGCCGTTTTGACTCTAGTCGAAATCGATATAATTATTTGTCTAAACTGTCCGAAGCTGATGCGTTAGAACGGATGAAAGAGGCTCTAAACGACGGAAATAACAGTAGCGATAGAAATAATAGTAACGAAGGAGGTGAAAACCATGGGTGTTAA
- a CDS encoding SGNH/GDSL hydrolase family protein translates to MEIICFGDSITRGYDVPYGQGWVEICDASIEGVHFTNYGEDGCSVQGMIYNIEKWLPTAVANSTRHIFLMCGTNDILQGRDSTYVFKTLVKAIELASTKGKVIIGLETQIDSDMDGLDIVVREVNEQLKAYAAEHDLKVIDFYTTLYEADQIGQIVFAGEVHPNARGYRLMAYKALEVFTRLS, encoded by the coding sequence ATGGAAATTATCTGTTTTGGCGATAGCATCACCCGCGGTTATGATGTGCCTTATGGACAAGGTTGGGTTGAAATTTGTGATGCATCTATAGAGGGTGTACATTTTACAAATTATGGTGAAGACGGCTGCTCCGTTCAGGGCATGATTTATAACATTGAAAAATGGCTACCTACAGCTGTAGCTAATTCAACGCGTCATATCTTCTTAATGTGTGGTACTAATGATATCTTACAAGGTCGAGATAGTACATATGTGTTCAAGACCTTGGTGAAAGCTATTGAACTAGCGAGCACAAAGGGGAAGGTTATTATTGGTTTAGAAACACAAATCGATAGTGATATGGATGGACTCGACATTGTAGTGAGAGAGGTCAATGAACAACTGAAAGCCTATGCTGCAGAGCATGATTTAAAGGTTATAGACTTTTATACAACATTATACGAAGCGGATCAAATCGGCCAAATTGTCTTTGCCGGTGAAGTACATCCTAATGCACGAGGCTATCGTTTGATGGCTTATAAAGCGTTAGAAGTATTTACAAGATTATCGTAA
- a CDS encoding tetratricopeptide repeat protein — protein MTNFISTGSTYWIPDEEIQIFEKNATNGDKNSAFKLYQYHMFVSLDQDLEFKWLEIAAKNGHPIAQSNLADLFFTQGNKEKAIFWAKKAYRNGAKLPDELKILININ, from the coding sequence ATGACTAACTTTATATCAACAGGAAGTACTTATTGGATTCCAGATGAAGAAATTCAAATATTCGAAAAGAACGCCACTAATGGAGATAAAAACTCAGCATTCAAATTATATCAATACCATATGTTTGTATCTTTAGATCAAGATTTGGAATTTAAATGGCTAGAGATAGCGGCAAAAAATGGACATCCAATTGCCCAATCCAATTTAGCCGATTTATTTTTCACACAAGGCAATAAAGAAAAAGCCATATTTTGGGCTAAAAAGGCATATAGAAATGGTGCAAAATTACCAGACGAATTAAAAATTTTGATAAATATCAATTAA
- a CDS encoding DUF4303 domain-containing protein — MSILSNYIIQDLIQNVSKGVTESFKFVLERYNSNEVFAYTLYIDDYCSYLGWAANTISHYEIEKVNYPKEDQPFIKWYYPQFAIGLGEVPEKIDSIFNNEIQNILNDANTLISEDNFEQYQAEVYDSIIEGFKKAIENIDKKKTNNVIFFVSIVDSDNSEIMENYSAEQLNSYDKFLTFKNRFQSKP, encoded by the coding sequence ATGAGTATTTTAAGTAATTATATAATTCAAGATTTAATCCAGAATGTATCTAAAGGAGTTACAGAGTCATTTAAATTTGTATTAGAAAGATATAATTCTAATGAAGTTTTTGCCTATACATTATATATTGATGACTATTGTTCATATCTGGGGTGGGCTGCTAACACTATTTCTCACTACGAAATAGAAAAAGTAAACTACCCAAAAGAAGATCAGCCTTTTATTAAATGGTATTACCCTCAATTTGCAATAGGACTTGGAGAGGTTCCTGAGAAAATAGATAGTATATTCAATAATGAGATTCAAAATATTCTTAATGATGCAAATACATTAATATCAGAAGATAATTTTGAGCAATATCAGGCGGAAGTATATGATTCAATTATAGAAGGATTTAAAAAAGCGATAGAAAATATAGATAAGAAAAAAACAAATAATGTCATATTTTTTGTTTCTATTGTAGATAGTGATAATTCTGAGATTATGGAAAATTATTCTGCTGAACAACTAAATTCATATGATAAATTTCTTACGTTCAAAAATAGATTTCAAAGCAAGCCGTAG
- a CDS encoding MFS transporter, producing MNRLSFSRTQILILVSVWLTFLISFVMRLSWASLMPIVNEALSFTPQMGTAYLSAFYMGYAIMVLPGGILADRIGYRYTILVSLLAMAVITALMSTIDNYTYGWVLRFLLGIVSGPVQASCLSAIGDYFGPNQRGAAVGIFMSCTSLGLTTVNLYAPYVATNYGWQNAFLLTAVLPILVFILSYFTVRKPSAEILAQREAEVSAASAHIGEKTSLKENLLHVLKNRNICCLAFAGFFATGATWAVAQWSNLYMVKQLGVNAIYAGHVMSAFGLAALIAKPTIGILSDILPIKKNHLVALVMFLFAPALILFASTTNPDMLFITGPILGIGAFMHSALTNALVIQSAAPHLRGTTAGFVNLFNQIGVMLAPMILGSMLTATGSYQSALMTLAIAPVIGAIALFFVRLK from the coding sequence ATGAATCGACTTAGTTTCTCACGAACTCAGATTTTAATTCTTGTCAGCGTGTGGCTAACATTTTTGATTAGCTTTGTTATGCGTTTATCTTGGGCATCCTTGATGCCTATTGTTAATGAAGCGTTGAGTTTTACTCCTCAAATGGGTACGGCCTATTTATCCGCCTTTTATATGGGCTATGCTATCATGGTTCTACCAGGTGGTATCTTAGCGGATCGCATTGGTTATCGTTACACCATTTTGGTAAGCTTACTTGCCATGGCAGTTATTACGGCATTGATGAGTACTATAGATAATTACACCTATGGATGGGTATTACGTTTCTTATTAGGTATTGTATCTGGTCCGGTACAAGCATCTTGTTTAAGTGCTATTGGGGATTACTTTGGGCCTAATCAACGTGGTGCAGCCGTGGGTATCTTCATGTCCTGCACATCCCTTGGATTGACCACTGTAAACCTTTATGCACCATATGTGGCAACTAACTATGGTTGGCAAAATGCATTCCTTTTAACAGCAGTATTACCAATCCTTGTTTTCATTCTAAGCTACTTTACGGTTCGTAAGCCAAGTGCTGAGATTTTAGCTCAACGAGAAGCAGAGGTGAGTGCTGCATCTGCTCATATAGGGGAAAAGACTTCTTTAAAGGAAAACTTGTTACATGTTTTGAAGAATCGCAATATTTGTTGTCTTGCCTTTGCAGGCTTCTTTGCTACCGGTGCTACTTGGGCCGTGGCGCAATGGTCAAACTTGTACATGGTTAAACAGCTCGGCGTTAATGCCATCTATGCAGGCCATGTAATGTCTGCCTTTGGTTTAGCCGCGCTTATTGCGAAACCGACTATCGGTATTTTGTCCGATATATTACCGATTAAGAAGAACCATTTGGTGGCGCTTGTTATGTTCTTATTTGCACCAGCATTGATCCTCTTTGCGAGCACCACAAATCCAGATATGCTCTTTATAACAGGTCCAATTCTTGGTATTGGTGCTTTCATGCATAGTGCTTTAACAAATGCTCTCGTAATTCAATCTGCAGCACCTCATTTACGCGGTACAACTGCAGGCTTTGTAAACTTGTTTAATCAGATCGGCGTTATGTTGGCACCTATGATTTTAGGTAGCATGTTAACAGCTACAGGCAGTTATCAATCTGCATTGATGACCCTTGCCATTGCACCAGTTATCGGTGCTATTGCATTGTTCTTTGTACGTCTTAAATAA
- a CDS encoding diacylglycerol/lipid kinase family protein, with the protein MSRCLVIINPVSGGGAARRYALDLQWKLSTLFETIEVKFTTGEGDATRFAKDACERGFDAVFCMGGDGTVNETVNGIAQGGFKSTFGFIPVGTVNDMSRALGIHQNPTQAIKRIDINQTRTIDIGRCNNKYFCNNIAAGVIPKVIEEVTPKEKSILGPLAYFLRAGQALFTTKDYTYRIKTENDDFICKSPLVLALLTNVVSSFERFMPEASVDDGYMRIIIFKEYFILDILSVLPLIISGAIYNSRYTTTLTVKKAHIELLSNIGDLPTNMDGDQGPSMPVDIEVLPRVLKVFAPAKHKKKKALNLPILPHI; encoded by the coding sequence ATGAGCCGTTGTTTAGTTATCATAAATCCTGTATCAGGTGGCGGTGCGGCACGTCGCTATGCCCTCGATTTACAATGGAAATTGAGCACCTTGTTTGAAACGATTGAGGTCAAATTTACTACTGGTGAAGGCGATGCTACACGTTTCGCAAAGGATGCTTGCGAACGCGGATTCGATGCTGTGTTCTGCATGGGTGGTGACGGCACCGTAAATGAAACCGTTAATGGTATTGCCCAAGGTGGCTTTAAATCTACCTTTGGTTTCATTCCTGTTGGTACTGTAAACGATATGTCTCGTGCCCTTGGTATTCATCAGAATCCAACACAGGCGATCAAACGTATTGATATCAATCAAACACGTACCATTGATATCGGTCGTTGTAACAACAAATATTTCTGCAATAATATCGCAGCCGGTGTTATTCCAAAGGTAATCGAAGAGGTTACCCCAAAGGAAAAGAGCATCTTGGGCCCTCTAGCCTACTTCTTACGCGCAGGGCAAGCCTTATTTACAACAAAGGACTACACATACCGCATCAAAACAGAGAATGATGATTTTATCTGTAAATCCCCACTCGTTCTTGCATTGCTCACCAATGTAGTATCTAGCTTTGAACGCTTCATGCCGGAAGCATCTGTAGATGATGGTTATATGCGCATCATAATATTCAAGGAATACTTCATCCTCGATATACTCAGCGTATTGCCACTTATCATTAGTGGTGCCATCTACAACTCCCGTTATACAACAACACTAACTGTGAAAAAGGCTCATATTGAGCTATTATCTAATATCGGTGATTTACCTACTAATATGGATGGCGACCAAGGCCCATCCATGCCAGTAGATATCGAAGTATTGCCACGGGTTCTAAAAGTATTTGCCCCAGCAAAACACAAAAAGAAAAAGGCTTTGAATTTGCCTATACTACCACATATCTAA
- the addA gene encoding helicase-exonuclease AddAB subunit AddA: MGVKWTPEQESAIIAPKDSSLDNQTLLVAAAAGSGKTAVLVERIITRLKDMDNPLSVQELMVVTFTKAAAQEMSARIGLALAKAMESTEDAAMQERLERQLNLLPSAHISTLHSFCQWVIRSYFYKLDINPTARIGNEAEMALLQQEVLADLLTKSYEEGLYNIYELADFFSDDKSDAGLTAKIMSLYNYAMSLANPDGWLRKALEPYKEAMTVNPSETLWGQYMWDQHVAVIDRIRERLERMEQILLDPVGPHKWQNIYDNQLAALSMLSGAETWDDMGEACKHTDTFIKDRFNKLGEEVDPSLQAEFKSLGSQNKDDLKAMQAAVFTVPEATLQEQFKAQYPIIEGLVELTIAFHKAYRDMKQEQGIMDFSDLEHLCLALLVEPGTEDDPQPSDVAKELQDTFKEIMVDEYQDTNGVQETIINLISRVDNRFYVGDVKQAIYSFRMADSSLFMEKYNTYGGTDAVERRIDLAKNFRSHENILAATNFLFYQIMTEEAAELNYTEAESLIPGRIVEDAPEDWIGGDVELQLLDVSKDTLSASESDEDEGDDPENNERELDFIIQKIKEIHATKKKVQNPDGTFRQIEWRDFAILRRSLAGWGTRAVEAMRQAGIPAVVNERDGYFEAQEIQLLLALLSIIDNPEQDLPMAAVLHSGLVGLDANELGALRLSGEGSLWSLMPAYAEEVQDERLLSFIGHMERWRTLSRRHGVTDLLWDIYESQDYVNYVGAMPNGLVRRANVLALYDRAKGYEASGFRGLFRFLRFIESLRDSNQDMPLANVVSEADNVVRLMTIHKSKGLEFPVVFLSGMQKKFNMMDLRSELLIDKNAGLGLKGYFPDIRVSFPTMPWFYVKDVKEAALKAEEQRILYVALTRARDKLIMTGHFKGFKNAKGKLSTLGELIKNAASVEGQQLPTDIITQANTYLEWLIMGFTRHLDGGNPLRVAIEYEGPTYFDLPDKKCRIKVEIHDGSLYGDLDYKADIDETTINKVRELQAVNSVELPQEIEDRFNYSYPYSDATRRTAKISVSELKRRFQERELEAGTIDTLNEPIITVDTGVKRAISDAILGQAIKLDPKSSVNVEAKNINAASLPITEASDVTVSSDELANSVFGRKPQALQSEEDVLTGAQWGTLMHEAMQWLPLAQYTQASLTKELDALVTKGTFTEEERNLLSDTSLYKFFSSDLGKRLINAKRIERELPFSMLFEGKRVYDTLEDGENLFLQGIIDTAFEEDGEWVLVDYKTDRVKSGEDLIKRYKIQMDLYKEALQRLTGMPVKACYIYSFRLHDAIIID, translated from the coding sequence ATGGGTGTTAAATGGACGCCAGAGCAGGAGTCTGCCATCATAGCTCCTAAGGACTCGTCCTTAGATAATCAAACCTTACTAGTAGCGGCTGCGGCCGGTTCAGGTAAAACGGCAGTTCTTGTAGAGCGTATTATTACGCGTCTTAAAGACATGGATAACCCGTTATCCGTTCAAGAGCTCATGGTTGTAACCTTTACGAAGGCGGCAGCTCAAGAGATGAGCGCTCGTATTGGTCTTGCTTTGGCGAAAGCCATGGAATCCACCGAGGATGCAGCCATGCAAGAGCGCCTTGAACGACAGCTTAATCTGTTGCCATCTGCTCATATTTCTACATTGCACTCATTCTGCCAATGGGTGATTCGGTCTTACTTTTACAAGCTCGATATTAACCCTACTGCTCGCATCGGTAACGAAGCAGAAATGGCATTGTTACAACAAGAGGTATTAGCTGATTTATTGACTAAATCTTACGAAGAAGGCCTTTATAATATCTATGAATTAGCGGATTTCTTCAGTGATGATAAATCGGATGCAGGCTTAACGGCGAAGATTATGTCTTTATATAACTACGCTATGTCTCTTGCTAATCCTGATGGATGGTTACGAAAAGCCTTAGAGCCTTATAAAGAGGCCATGACTGTAAATCCCAGTGAGACCCTATGGGGCCAATATATGTGGGATCAACATGTAGCTGTTATTGACCGTATTCGCGAGCGCTTAGAACGGATGGAACAAATCTTGCTCGATCCAGTAGGGCCTCATAAATGGCAAAATATTTATGATAACCAACTAGCCGCACTAAGCATGCTTTCAGGGGCTGAAACTTGGGACGATATGGGGGAAGCTTGTAAACATACGGATACCTTTATAAAAGACCGCTTTAATAAACTTGGAGAAGAGGTTGACCCTAGTTTACAAGCAGAGTTTAAATCTTTAGGTTCCCAAAATAAAGATGACCTTAAAGCGATGCAAGCTGCTGTATTCACAGTGCCGGAAGCTACCTTACAAGAGCAGTTCAAGGCTCAATATCCAATCATCGAAGGTTTAGTAGAGCTCACGATTGCGTTCCATAAGGCGTATCGGGATATGAAACAAGAGCAAGGTATCATGGACTTTAGTGACTTGGAGCATCTATGTTTAGCTCTTCTTGTTGAGCCGGGCACAGAGGATGATCCTCAGCCGTCTGATGTAGCGAAGGAACTGCAAGATACTTTCAAGGAAATCATGGTCGACGAATACCAAGATACGAACGGCGTACAAGAGACGATTATCAATTTGATTTCTCGCGTCGATAATCGGTTCTACGTAGGGGATGTGAAACAAGCGATTTATAGCTTCCGTATGGCGGACAGTTCTCTATTTATGGAGAAATACAATACCTACGGCGGTACTGATGCGGTAGAACGCCGTATCGACCTAGCAAAGAACTTCCGGTCTCACGAAAATATTTTGGCCGCTACGAACTTCTTGTTCTACCAAATTATGACAGAAGAGGCAGCGGAGCTCAATTATACGGAGGCGGAATCCCTTATTCCTGGCCGAATCGTTGAGGATGCACCGGAGGATTGGATTGGAGGAGACGTGGAATTGCAGCTCCTCGATGTGAGTAAGGATACCCTCAGTGCTAGTGAAAGCGATGAAGATGAAGGGGATGACCCTGAGAATAACGAGCGCGAGTTAGATTTCATTATTCAAAAGATTAAGGAGATTCACGCTACTAAGAAGAAGGTGCAAAATCCAGATGGTACCTTCCGCCAAATTGAATGGCGTGACTTTGCTATTTTGCGTAGGTCTTTGGCTGGTTGGGGAACTCGTGCCGTAGAGGCCATGCGCCAAGCAGGCATCCCTGCGGTGGTAAACGAACGGGATGGTTACTTTGAAGCCCAAGAAATTCAGCTTTTACTAGCGTTGTTATCCATCATAGATAATCCTGAACAAGACTTGCCGATGGCAGCGGTATTGCACTCGGGATTAGTTGGGCTTGATGCCAATGAACTAGGTGCGTTGCGCCTGTCTGGTGAGGGTTCTCTGTGGTCTCTCATGCCTGCTTATGCAGAAGAGGTACAAGATGAGCGCTTATTATCCTTTATTGGACATATGGAGCGTTGGCGTACCTTGTCACGTCGTCACGGTGTGACCGATTTATTGTGGGATATTTACGAATCCCAAGATTACGTAAACTATGTAGGGGCTATGCCGAATGGCCTTGTACGTCGAGCAAATGTGCTTGCCTTATATGACCGTGCTAAAGGGTATGAAGCCTCTGGATTCCGGGGGCTCTTTAGATTCTTGCGCTTTATTGAAAGCTTGCGCGACAGTAATCAAGATATGCCTCTTGCTAATGTAGTAAGTGAAGCGGACAATGTGGTACGCCTCATGACCATCCATAAGAGTAAGGGCCTTGAGTTCCCTGTTGTATTCCTATCTGGGATGCAAAAGAAATTCAACATGATGGACCTTCGGTCAGAGCTCCTCATCGATAAGAACGCAGGCCTTGGCTTAAAGGGATACTTCCCAGATATTCGAGTATCCTTCCCAACTATGCCGTGGTTCTACGTGAAAGACGTAAAAGAAGCAGCCCTCAAAGCAGAGGAACAGCGTATTCTCTATGTAGCCTTAACACGGGCACGAGATAAGCTGATTATGACAGGTCATTTTAAAGGCTTTAAGAATGCTAAAGGTAAGTTGAGTACCTTAGGTGAACTCATTAAAAATGCAGCGTCAGTAGAAGGTCAACAATTGCCGACGGATATTATCACCCAAGCTAATACGTATCTAGAATGGTTAATTATGGGCTTTACCCGTCATTTAGACGGTGGTAATCCATTGCGCGTAGCCATTGAGTACGAAGGACCGACCTATTTTGATTTACCAGATAAAAAATGTCGCATCAAGGTCGAAATCCACGATGGCTCTCTCTACGGTGACCTCGATTATAAGGCAGATATCGATGAAACTACCATCAATAAGGTACGCGAATTACAAGCTGTTAATTCCGTGGAACTGCCACAGGAAATCGAAGACCGCTTCAACTATAGTTATCCGTACAGCGACGCTACGCGGCGCACGGCTAAGATTTCCGTCAGCGAATTGAAACGACGATTCCAAGAACGGGAACTTGAAGCAGGCACTATTGATACTTTGAACGAACCGATTATAACGGTAGATACAGGGGTTAAACGAGCCATTTCAGATGCAATCTTAGGTCAAGCTATTAAGCTAGATCCAAAATCATCTGTAAATGTTGAGGCGAAGAATATCAATGCTGCTAGTTTACCAATTACGGAGGCTTCAGATGTAACTGTTTCATCCGACGAATTGGCTAATTCCGTATTCGGCCGCAAGCCGCAAGCATTACAGTCCGAAGAGGATGTGTTGACAGGGGCTCAATGGGGTACCTTGATGCATGAGGCCATGCAATGGCTTCCTCTTGCGCAGTATACTCAAGCTTCTTTAACAAAAGAGCTTGATGCACTCGTAACGAAAGGGACTTTCACAGAGGAAGAACGAAATTTATTAAGCGATACAAGTTTGTATAAATTTTTTAGTTCTGATCTTGGGAAACGTCTCATCAACGCTAAGCGTATCGAACGAGAATTGCCGTTTAGTATGCTTTTTGAAGGAAAACGCGTATACGATACCTTAGAGGACGGTGAAAATCTATTCCTCCAAGGTATTATCGATACTGCCTTTGAAGAGGACGGTGAATGGGTTCTTGTAGATTACAAGACGGACCGCGTCAAATCTGGGGAAGACCTCATCAAGCGCTATAAAATACAAATGGACCTCTATAAAGAGGCCTTGCAACGATTGACAGGGATGCCTGTGAAAGCATGTTATATCTATAGTTTCCGTTTGCATGATGCTATCATCATAGACTAG